A window of the Lepisosteus oculatus isolate fLepOcu1 chromosome 14, fLepOcu1.hap2, whole genome shotgun sequence genome harbors these coding sequences:
- the LOC138242555 gene encoding zona pellucida sperm-binding protein 3-like — translation MVDSKADGCLSRFVPSKQKDVLRFTIDAFLFQKKLSRKHEVTELYMHCVMVVAPAKATPGTKSCTYNREAKRWEELYGDMRSVPAVSPGVLAAGMKVGLVLYPLWMHLCPRDNHAWTTEE, via the exons atggtggacagcaaggcagatggctgcctgtccaggtttgtcccctccaagcagaaggatgtgctccgcttcacgattgatgccttcctcttccagaagaagctgtccaggaag catgaagtgactgagctgtaTATGCACTGTGTCATGGTtgtggctcctgctaaagcaacaccagggaccaagtcctgcacctacaacagggaggcgaagag gtgggaggagctgtatggtgacatgaggtctgtgcctgctgtgagtccaggtgtgctggcagccggaatgaaggtgggtctggTTCTCTATCCCTTGTGGATGCATCTCTGCCCAAGAGACAACCATGCTTGGACAACTGAGGAATGA